DNA from Eucalyptus grandis isolate ANBG69807.140 chromosome 5, ASM1654582v1, whole genome shotgun sequence:
CAAGCAGTGGCCAAACAAGGCCGCATCCAGAGCGATATGTGGTACTCAGAATCGCTCGGCCGGGCCTTGTGCAGTAAAGTCCTGAAACTCATTGGATCAGTACCGTTAATGCGTGTAACCTTGTTCTTGAATCATCTTGCCCCAAGCCACCAAGGGGTTGAAGCACGGCTCGCTAGCTCCCCATGAGTATAAGCCTTGCCACGACAAGCGGGGGGTTGCATGTGTCACCTTGTAAACCTTGTTCGTGATTCAAGTTTTAAACGAGTTTGCAAGTGTCTAACCCCAAGACTAAAGAAAGTAGGAGATAACATAGCCGTCCTACTCGAAGGACGCAATCTCAAAGGACAACCAACAACTTGCTATAAACATATATATCTCCAATCATTcatatatatcaaataaaacTATAGTTAGTTACAATATCAAAGTTTCTATAATTGATCAAAAAGAATATGTACAACTTAGAACTTAAACAACCCAACAAACTATTAACAATTATATATACAGCTCCATTAAGCCATATACAAAATACAACTCCCAAAAGTTTTCCACCAATACTCTCGCCCTACTTGTCTTTGATCGAGAAACCTAAAAACACAAAAGATGAATGAAAGGAACAACCACAACTCAGTATGTAATACATCTCTTCTATGTAGATCAAGCAATCGCTGTGTACATTTAAAATACACACATAACTCATTTACACCAAATCCGAACTACAACAAATCTTAAGATCAAAATAACATATTCATTTAATTCAATAACAtcgaaacaaaaatcaatagtTCAATCCACTAATCAATCTCATCACACATGTGAATAGTCTATTCTAATGACCAATCTCGAGTTCAAATATCAACCATGATAACATATAGCGCCCCGTGACAAGGGAACCAAGTTCTTCCTGTAACATGGTCTCCACATATATTGTCGATGGCTTGACTCACAAGGATCTCCAAAACTAGTATGCATATTTACAAGCCCCTCATTGAGCTCACAACAATATTGAGTATCAACACAAATCCACAACATCTTCCAAAATTCATAAAGTCAAATCTAGAAACTATTTCATATATCATGATACGTTTCCCAAACTATTTCAAACTCCATTTCATAAACCAATCGACAAATCAGTATGTAATCATTCATAAACCATATTTAAAGTCAAGGACTTCTCATGAATCTTTTCCAAAAGGCTCCGTAAGCCCATTTATAGGCAATCACTATAATAcaaagataatattttcatatttaatacACAAATGGTAGTAAATTCCCGATTCAATTTATGCAAGAAATATGTACATTCTTAACTTATAGCATAACTAATACGTTTCGTTTTCAAAATATGGATTTACAAACTCAAAAAAGAGACACCGCCACTCATCGAGGAATGCCCAAAAACCAATAACCCATAGCTATATGAGCCAATGATCTTATAATCTTTTCGATTAAATAAGAATCAACAtcaaaattagataaaataCTACAACAAACACGaaacaaatatattaattttaaacgCTAACAAAACAACCCATACTAACAAAACTTTCAACGGAAGCGGATATTCAAAAATATCTGCAACACAAAGCTTAAATGAGAAACTTGATCACACCATAACTCTTACAGTATATGAAaaaactgagagagagagagagagagagagagagagagatatcttCTGTAGCACTAGAAGACCCACAACTTGGCCTAGCCAAAATTGAGccgaaaatcaacaaaattgggtcaGAAAGCCATTGGTCATGGGTTATTCATCACTTGCaaccaatttcaaaattttatttcaagCAAATCGTAAGCTCAAATTGAACTTCATAGAATCCTACAGTTTCGCAATATCATAAACTATCATTGCTATCTATATTTATAGCTAACGCCTCCTTAAACAAACCTCGTATGCCCTAGCCTCAAATATTACTTTGATTACATGAACGAAGAGCGATATCACTTACTGGTTGCGATATGCAGTAAATCCAGCTCATCAAGATGTTTCTAGCACAAAACCTATTAGATCATGTCTTCAAATTGAGCCATTTACGAAATATGACGCGCTTGGATAAGTTCTCGTATTTGATCATGAAGATATTAGTTTTTTCTATTGAAGAAAATATTGAAGACTGCGTTTAAGAGAAATCCTCTTTAGCTCCGTACAATGAACGTCTCCTTTGTGCTCTGCGATTGGTCGGTCAACAAAGGGACAATTCGTTTGACTCCTTGAAActgcacaaaagaagaaaaattaaaataaaataaaatcaagggcTTGCTCAGTGAACAGCGCCGCACGAGAAAAAGCCAGTAGGCTCCTTGAGAAAGTGAGCCGCCTGCTCAATCCGagttatttatttgtaaattctTTAAATTCTAGCTTAAAGCTAAAtatggaaaaaattcaaatatgcaaGTAATTATAACTCTGAATAGTCATATCAAATCATGTAAATCTTTAATatctttattatttatcattCATTTCTTTAGTATTTTCACATTGACTTAATTTACAAGAATATCTGCACGTTGATATTACAACAGAACCcccttttttggccttttctctaaattcttcctcaccttctttcttttccttcttccttcttccttcttccttcttcctctctttcttcttttccttatccgGAGCAGTTgctacttttgacttttcaacttttcatttttgcctttcctctttttttcttttgactttttgacttcAAAAGAACCCATATTTTACATTCGATGGGCGGGTGGCTCTCCTGCACTCTCGGCTTCTGCGAGAACTAtgttttatctctcttttgCCAGCTTCCCTTTCGAGGAGGGACAAGACACCGGGAGGTGTCAAGCCCCTCCCGTTCAAAGGCGATCCACCTTTGAACGGGATAAGAGGATGAAGTCATGGGCATTTCTACCAAGGCATATTCGAGTTCATGGCAAAGTAGCCGGGCTCGATCAAGCAATCGACTAAAGCAGTAACTTGTTACAATAACACTTGCTCAATGCCTAATGATCGTCGTCACTAAGTCGAATCACCTTGAAAACAACTTTACCCATTCAAAGGATCGGAAAATTAGGGTCGTTTTGTTGAGTATTGGCCAAACCCTTGTCTTTGTTCGATACACGCCCACAAAATTCTATAGGTCCATAggagaaaaattcagaaaaaaaaaatcatgtaggTAAATTTCTAGTTAGATCAGTAAATTTTACATAATGCTGGTAAAAAAAGCGATTGGTGCGTTTGTCTAGTGAATTATTAACTCACTAGCGTTTATTCTAAGCATTTAGAAATTATCAACTATTCCAATAAATTACAAACTCCTTATATAGCTTATTGACTTTAGTAGAGGGTCTACCTGAAATTAAATAGGCCTCAGTGTGCTTAACTTTCCTGGGTAGTAAATTCCAAAAAACAACctaattttcaaaccaaaataCCCAACAAGCATTAGCTCTCCCTGAAAAGGAGGTGATCCAGCCACACCTTCCAGTACGGCTACCTTTTAATCACTTGGAAGGAAAATTGGTTTTGGCAAAGTCAAATTCCTTGTCTTGACTCCCAACATTTtagaaatgcaattttcaaaacttgaatGTTCTCCATAATTGCTCCCGCCATTCTTTAATTATCAAATTCCGTTCCTGCCCTCACTCGGCCACTGCTCATCTTCTATGACTGCTGAAATGCTAGGTCACCGCACCCGGGTCTTCGCCGACGGTCTCCGCCACTAGCCACCTCCTCGACTTCTATTCCTCGATCAAGTCGCACTCCCACCGtcggtgctggtgctggtggtgATGGTCAGCAAATCATCCTCAGCGGCGACGGAAGGAAGGTCGTGGATGGATGACCGGACGGTCGGGGACAAACGAAAGAGCAATGACTTCGGGCCCTTCTACTTCTCCATTGCAGaagctcagagagagagatggttctGATTCAGTCGCAAACCCTCGTCCCTTTCTTTGGTCCCCCATTTCCAAGGATTTCGTGGGgagttaatttttttgttttcaattgaaaagaTTCCAaaggacttttcttttttcttagaaaaaaagggaaagaaccATTAAGATTTGGCGCCAACAGGCCATTGTCTGAAATCGCACGACTCTAATTGAAATGATTCCAACACTGAACTTCggtatttctttgtttttaattgaaaagatTCCACCGATGAACTTCGGTATTTCGCGGATTTCTGGATCCTGGCTTGCTCTGCTTCGGTTTGCTCGTTTGGGAAAACTTTGGCCATGTgcagtgaagaagaaagaaggaaaggacAAGCTTAAAAGAGACGagagttttttcttcttcttttttcctcttggaGTAAAAGGGATGAATCTACTTCACAAGATTTCATGACCCTGGATGGAGGTCGCACCGCCTGGAGATCGCATTTGCTGGGACTTTCGGAGAAAAGTTTAAAGAAAACCACGAACGATTTTAtgactccatttatttcataaaaaaataaattatttatatatttatttatttgcaaatTAATGCTTTcattacttaaaataattagttaattggtaattttttaattatctatAACAATTCATATGTAAAAATTTTCATACTTCGTAAATGATACAAGTACTtgtcttttagaaaataattttcaaatcatttattttttacaaaataaatgaagtgTAAATTaaagtagttttttttcttaagtGTAAATTATAAGTTAAAAATCCATTATGAAGCTATTTTGGATAAAATACTATTTGGAAAAAACATTCTTGCAattaacttttctttcttctattaaagagggagaaaaaaaaccCAACCCCTCAAATAAAGCCAACCATCGAGATTTGGCATCGACGACTATTATCTGAAATCACACAACTTCAAGTGGCCCCTAGCAACCTTGATAAGGGTTGCCTAGGGTCGGAGGTAAGGTTATGCAACCTCGGGTGATAATCCCTTAGTTTGCGCAACCTCACTGACAACTAGATCGAGCCTCACCAGTCGACTTTACAACTTTACAGGGGAGAAAATGACAAGTAGTTATAAACTTggctaaaatcgaaaaattaaaaaaaaatagcgatggtaattttgaaataaaaaaagattgccGAACTTGAATGACGAGAAAGACGAACACTTTCGGCCTCCTTCGAGGCGGTTTCTCAAAATCCTTTCCCAGGCTCACAAAATTTGGCCAATGGGCGTCGGGCCATTATTTGCCGCCCgatttatagagagagagaatggtggGATGGTCCCTTCGTCAACGGTGGTGGGCCCCGCCACGAGGACAGCGGCGGCCGCCCCGGGGACGGGGGGGGTTTGTTGGGGGTCGCAGGCGATTGAGGGTCAGGATTCGCCGTGTTCACTAGCGGACGTGCGAAACGGAGCACCCCTAAAGCCCCCCGCAATTTGAAAATTAAGCGCATAACCTCACCGAATCGGAAGGGCAAACGTGTCCTTTCAAACTAAAAGGGGGcgtcattatttttttcattctgGGCTTTCCGTCATTTGGACGCTCCAATGGCCAACTTATCCAACTCcgaatttttacttttttttctttggcaaaaTCCAACTCCAGATCAAAATGCCGTTATAAAATCGCAGgaaccatcatcatcatcctccatcgacccaaaaaaaaaaacaaaaacaaaaaaaaaaacaaagaggacaaagaggaggaggaggaggaggagctcttTTCACGGAAACCCCACGATCGAAATTAGTGTACCTCACCCCCTCATTCCAAAAACTCATCATCCCTCCCCCTCAGCATTCTCTCTCGCCTCGCCACCAGACCaggccaccaccaccgccaccaccacaaCCTCAACCACATTGAAAATGCCGACCACGTCACCATCCACAGCCGCGGGCGGCGGACGTGGCCGCCGACGTCATCAATGCATATCTTCACGGAGGGTGGCCAGGAGGGTGGACCCCTCCCCCGCCCGCCCCCCGCCTGCTGCCCTGCCCGTGGCGGTGCACACGGCCCAACCCCGCGCACTTTAGCCTCGccccccacccccaccaccaccacctcagCGGtggcctcctctctctctctctctctagatctcAAGATCAGCCGCACACGCCTCCCTACCCCCACCCACCCAACGCCCACCCCCTCCCCTCTCCCACCCCTCTTTTAACCTTATCCTCCTCCGCCCTCCTCCACCACCAtgcctttctctttttctccaccacccacctcctcctcctctcccctcctcctcccctcgcTATCCtgcgccgccgcctcctcctcccttcACCTCCCCCACCGCCGCCCCTCCGCCGCCCCTCCGCCGCCCCCTCGCCTCCTCCCATCCCCAGATCTGCTCAGATCTGACCCCCTCGtccctccccgccgccgccgccgcccatggCCAcggccgccgacgccgccgccgactCCCTCCTCCCGACCCCGTCCAGCCCCTCGGCTCCCCGCAGCCCCACGAGGACTCGCCGGAGCCGCTCCCCCACCGGGCCTCCCCACCCCGTCGCCCTCcccctcgccgccgcccgcgTCCTCGCCTCCCCTCCCCACGTCGGTGGCCATCCCGGCCTCGCCGCCCATGGGTCAGCCCACCACCATCACCCTGGCCCAGCCGGCCATCACCAACCCGCGGCGGCTCCCGCCGCCGTGCTGGTCCCACGACGAGACGGTGGCCCTCATCGACGCGTACCGCGACAAGTGGTACTCCCTCCGCCGCGGGAACCTCAAGGCCAACCACTGGCAGGACGTCGCCGACGCGGTGTCCTCCAGCTGCCCCTCGGCGTCCCCGGCCAAGACCGCCGTGCAGTGCCGGCACAAGATGGAGAAGCTCCGGAAGCGGTACCGCACCGAGCTCCAGCGCGCCCGCTCGATCCCCGTCTCCCGGTTCATCTCCTCCTGGGTCCACTTCAAGCGCATGGACTCCATGGAGAAGGGCTCCAACTCCTTGAACCAGGCCTCCGCCACGTTGGCCAAGGCCGAGAAGGCCGACAGCGACGACGACAACTTCaacgacgaggaggaggacgacgagaGCGAGTTACTGGGCAGCGCCCAGTTCGATCACAAGTTCAAGAACAACGGCTCCTCCGCGAATTCAAGAAACCTCCATGCCTTGTACCACAACGGGATCGGGACCGAGCACGCCAGCGGGAGCAAATCGGCAGCAGGCGGGTTCCGTATCAAGATCCCCACCGGAGTGAGCATAGCTCAGCCCGGAGTGAATTATCGGAAGTTCGACAAGAAATTCAACATGGGTCCTGCCGCCACTGATGCGAACCCTAATTTTAGCCCCAATTTCGGCCCTAATTTCGGAGGAagcggtggcggcagcggcgCGGCCGGATATGGAGCTAGGGTCGCGAGGGAAATAAGCGGGATGGggaagagggggagagagaaggacCCGCTGGAGGAAATGGTAGGGGCCATCAAGGTCTTGGGGGATGGGTTCGTGAGGATGGAGcagatgaagatggagatggcCCGGGAGATCGAGAGCATGcggatggagatggagatgaagCGGACGGAGATGATCCTCGAGTCGCAGCAGCGGATCGTCGAGGCCTTCGCCAAGGCGGTCACGGAGCGGAAAAAGAAGGCCAAGAGGATGCCTACTCCGGAAGCCTGAATTCGAAATTGGCGACAGGCAGGGAAGATGAAAAATTTCTGAACTTTGCTGTTGCTTCTTGCCGCTTCTGttggctaatgatgatgatgatggtcgCTCATCAAGAGGGTTAAGGGAAGATTGTAGATCAGGGGTTAGTGATTGGAGTTGGACAAAGCTGAGCAAGAGCAAAAGCTTTGGTTTTTATGTAGGATTTGATTGTTAGGAGAGCTAAGATAGATCTATTTTGCAgtgggattttttctttttttctctttttgtttgatgtctttAGTGATAGGGGGACTCTGGAATATGCATAAGGTAATACCTTTGTTGGATAATTTAAAGCTTATCTTAACACACTTCATCTTttggtcctctctctctctctctctctctacctggTCCTGTCTGATGTGCTTGGGAAGCTTGTTATCTGGTTTCCATGTCAGCTCAGTGTACCATTCACGCTTTGGCAAAGTCCTTTTGAGCTTTGCTTTTATGGACCTCCAgatgttccaattgatgtggGTCTGATGCCTGGAGGGATCTTTGCACATCAGTCTTGAAGATACATGCAGTGGTTTATGCACGTTGGTCTTATAGTCTCTCTGTAGCTTTGATCTCGCCGTCTGCCTCCCATGTTAACTTTTGGTTTTTACTTTAGATGTGGATGAGCCGAAGCTCTTGGATGTGGATTCTAATCCTTCCAAGACGGTTCCATTTCCTGCTGTCTGCACACGGTCCTGACTGATAAAATTGTCAGTGGGACTTGTACATTGATTACTTGGTGTCGGCCCATGGaaaaatttaactttttaaCTGCCGCATCCGTGATGAAATGCTGTGTCATATTGCAAGCTTGATAGCGTTCAAAATCTTGGTGAAATGCCTGTTCTGTTTTGGTTTTTACGATATCAAAAGGCTGTCTTCGAGATCAAAATGCAAAAGGGTCCCGAGTGAAATCGTTGCGCAGTGCCATGTCGCCCGAATTTGCATGTTTTGACGTAGATGAGCGATGGATTGAATTCTGACTGGTGAGTTTCCAAACACATTGCATGACTGAATGTACCGGTGGGATATACAAAAAGGAAGATAATCACCATGAGAAACGTTTCTCCTCTCAAATTTTGGTACTGTTAAACGAATCGGacccctctctcttcttatgaaaTCAGGGTGCTGTTCCCTACCCTCTTCCATGACTTCGAACAGCCGACGTGGTCGGACCATCTGTATGGCGCCGCGGTTCCATTGACACCACCGACGGCAGCGTTCTCCTCCTTGTCAGACTGTCGGAACCGCTTCCAGTCTTGGAGGACCGCCGTGAGGTCCAAGGTCTTGGCGCCTATGCTCCGGCAACAGTTGGCGTGCACGGTGCACACGGCCCTTATGTCCTTGCTGTCCTGGCAGAACCCGCTGAAGTAGCGCGTGTCCAGGAACCGCACGTTGAGCCCGAGCTCCCCGAACGCGCCCTCCCGCGCGAGGTCCTGCAGGACGTCCTGCTCTTTCTTCCCGGTGGCGTTGTCCTTCTGGGCGTACCACGCCTCAAACAGCGCGACCGTCTTGTTGTTTGACCTCACAAAGTAGAACCCGGTGTTGATGAGGTTCTTCTCCGGCCGCGGGTCGCCGTTGAACAGGTCGGTGCTGATCTGGAGGTCTACGCTCTGGTTGCGGCTCAGCCTTGCGAACGGGTTTCTCAGCCACATTACGTCGGTGTCCTGCGAAAAGGGAAACgttgtttgataaaaaaatgttaCTGCATATTGACACAACAACATATGCATATgatcatgtgaaatttgaacctattatagaacaataaaattatattggattaatatggaaaaattaagaaaaagagacaaataaaaataccaaaattgaCTTTAAGTGAGACTGATTTGAAGCGTGAAGGTATATGGTTAAGCAAATAATATTGAATTAGCAGTTTGGTGCATCCAGTTTACCTAATTGTCATGTATTAGTTTAATTTAGGTGAAATTTGACAATTTGAGTTGCTGATCTGAAACCGACGTGGAGAAACCCTTGGAAAGATTTGCTAGATATGTAACTCATTTATGCCCTCAATAAAAGGGAAAGGAGGGATTTGGAGATTGCCATCCACTCTCAAACTATctaaaatatgatatttatagcttcttctttttttctgattcCAACAAAATAAagctaaaaattattaaaatccaCTAAGCTTAGTAATCAGGCCGGTTCAACCCACGAACCTAATCGAACAGGTTTCATACGACCGGTTCCGGGCCAATTCACGCAAAGCCGTATTCTAGTAAAAAATTTGGGACTAGACCTAGATTGTTTGGTTTCCATTGTCAAGTACTATCAGTTATACCTGGGAATCGGTTTAAAATCAAACCTAAATCTATATATCTAAAACACTTTCTACTTTCTTACGTTGAAGTATTTTATTTGATCATGTTTGGTTTTTATGGGATATTCATacatttcaaataataaaaataaatatgatttattaacaacaatgaaacaaaaagaaacaaagggtCAGCTTCGAAATTTGACTTCTTCGATTCAAGAAACTTggaatcaatttaatcattccaaacattcctaatttaaaatcaaccgcccataaaattaatcattaCATTGAGCAATGTAGTTCTTTCAATAGTAATTAGTCCTACTAAAATAGATAGTCGGAAACACTCGAAGCAATTAACTATGATTTCAATACGTCACCAAAAATCATAGAGCATGCACCTAGCGCATACACTCGACCAACGACTAGTTAAACTAATGTCGCAATACTAAAGCCAAGATATAcgtcttcattaaaaaaaaataatagtccAAGAACCGTAACACATCTCTTTATATGTCACGTTATTAATTCATTTAGAACCCTAATGTATCCtaacattttccttctttaatgaatttttacaaaaatgtGGTTCAATGTATGATTTCAGCTTTAATTCCATTTCCAGCCTTCTTTATTGCCGTCAATACTGGTGAAGTATATCCGCCAAGCAGAAACGGATCGCGATCGATCTTCCTCCCTAATCTCTTCAAACTCGAAACGGAAGATCGAGAAATCAATGACGCAATCAATGACCGCGGCCGTGCGTACCGTGAAGATGAAGCTGTACCCTCGCCGGAGCACCTCCGTCAGGAACTGCGTCCGCGCCCACATCATCCTCACGAAGCCCTTCGACATGTAGACCGCCTCTCCCCCGAAGTCGACGCCCTCCGTCTCGAGCCGGTAGCAGTGGAGCCGCTGGAACAGGCACCGCCGGTGCGCGGCCTCGTCGACGGCGACCACCAGGACGTGGTCGAGCAGCCCCCGCGTGCCCTCCCCGAGCCAGAAGCTCTCGAGGAAGAGGCCCAGCATGGTCTTGTCCGACTCCACGCCCTGCTCTGCGTACGCCCCGTTCACGACGGCGATGATCAGGGTCTTGTCCGGCATTGCCGCCCGGGCCAGCGCGGACCCCAGGCCGTCCGCCGGAGCGTGCACCGAGGCCTGGAAGACGATCGGAGTGAGCGACGCCGGAAGACATTTTAGAGAGAGCTTTGATGGGGTCGAGCGACTTACCGGGTTCGGGGCGGGGCAGGGGCGGGGGAAGCGAGTTGCGGAGAGGAAGCAGAGGAGGATGACGGcggaggagaggagggagaggacgGTGAGGCTCAAGACGGAGTTCTTGGAGTGATCCATGCGAGCGCGATTGCGAGTGCGCGAAAGGTGAAGTTTTTCTTGGTGGGTCTGTAGCTTTGGGCTCGATTCCTGTGAGACTCACGGCAGCAGAGTCGGTTGATGTGCAGTTTGCTCACGAACatggagagacagagagaaacagagagagagagagagagagagagagacacgcTAATTGATCTGAAAATTGCCCATGAAAAAACTGAGGAGCCGTGACTTTTATACCTTACAGAGGGATTTTACTTTGAATCCATTGGCGATCAACTCACGACTCCACCTGATGACTTTCATCAGGCCATTTGACATTTCGTGCCAAATGAAGGGAGATTCCGGCCACATCGCTATCTAGAAGGGGTccgatgaagaaaagaaggcGTCCGAGATGGAGTTTTTAGAAATTGGAGAACCTCGGCTAGGTCTAGGTTGAAGAGTTGTACTCAGGTTCAGGTCGATGCATAGATTTTTAGTAGGCTAATTAAttagtgtctttttttttctaatatgaGTAGATCCTCTAATTATAAGTTGATCCTTTTAAATGGGTAACTTTGCAAGTTTGAGTTTGTTTCCTGATTAAAGCCTCGTGGATTTCCTTGTTGAACGAAGTTTCCTAATATTGTTTGATCAAAAGAAAGTTCAATTCACTACTTGAATGATATATGAAAGGATTCATAGGAAACCTCAAAGATTTACCATTACAAAGCAAGCCCTTAGAGCTCTAAAACAAACCAAAGATATCACCATAACATGGTTAGTACAGATAATCGCATGTTCATTTCTCAAGAATAGATCTGCAATTACATCCAGCCAAAAGGAATAGCAGTCAATTACCGAATCATACATCATAGTAATAAATGCACACCAGAATCTCAATTACGACTCTACCTTTTGGCTATGTGCGCCTAAATTTGGTGTCCACAATATCATCATTGTACGAAGACAACATAAATCTTAAATAGGCCTTGATTTGACACTTGTGAGAATGAGACATTAAGCAAGCGTGAGGCACCAAGACTTTTAACAATAACAAGTTAAACGAGCATAGATTCAACATTGAAGCTGCCGTGAACACCATTAAAATTGAAGGCGGTGTACTTATTTATTAGAACTCCtaaatctagaattagattgGAGAGAATGGCTCACAAGTCTAAGATGGGGAGAGCAAAGCTCCCAGGTCTAAATCTAAATTAAGAGAgtaaggaaaaacaaagaaagtaagaaataaatttacgggccatatttgaagaaatttctttttctgaataTGTATTTAAGTTCAAGTTGGTTTCTTAATGCAAGTGGTTTTTTAATTTGGTGTTTCCTAGTcttaatttgtcaatatatataAGGTGCATTGTCAATTGGAAGCATACGGATTTGAGCTAATATTATTTGAGAATTTCTCTTAGGTGAGTGCTTTATCCAATTCTCTGTGGTAACTAATATGACATTCTTTAATGCCTCAATGGCAAACTCtctttctattccaaaatcaattCGTCTCAAGCACCAAACACTTTCCTTCATCCTTTCATACATGTTCAGCAATTTCTCAGAAACT
Protein-coding regions in this window:
- the LOC104444479 gene encoding trihelix transcription factor ASIL2, with the protein product MPFSFSPPPTSSSSPLLLPSLSCAAASSSLHLPHRRPSAAPPPPPRLLPSPDLLRSDPLVPPRRRRRPWPRPPTPPPTPSSRPRPAPRLPAAPRGLAGAAPPPGLPTPSPSPSPPPASSPPLPTSVAIPASPPMGQPTTITLAQPAITNPRRLPPPCWSHDETVALIDAYRDKWYSLRRGNLKANHWQDVADAVSSSCPSASPAKTAVQCRHKMEKLRKRYRTELQRARSIPVSRFISSWVHFKRMDSMEKGSNSLNQASATLAKAEKADSDDDNFNDEEEDDESELLGSAQFDHKFKNNGSSANSRNLHALYHNGIGTEHASGSKSAAGGFRIKIPTGVSIAQPGVNYRKFDKKFNMGPAATDANPNFSPNFGPNFGGSGGGSGAAGYGARVAREISGMGKRGREKDPLEEMVGAIKVLGDGFVRMEQMKMEMAREIESMRMEMEMKRTEMILESQQRIVEAFAKAVTERKKKAKRMPTPEA
- the LOC104444480 gene encoding uncharacterized protein At1g28695 — translated: MSNGLMKVIRWSRELIANGFKVKSLCKESSPKLQTHQEKLHLSRTRNRARMDHSKNSVLSLTVLSLLSSAVILLCFLSATRFPRPCPAPNPASVHAPADGLGSALARAAMPDKTLIIAVVNGAYAEQGVESDKTMLGLFLESFWLGEGTRGLLDHVLVVAVDEAAHRRCLFQRLHCYRLETEGVDFGGEAVYMSKGFVRMMWARTQFLTEVLRRGYSFIFTDTDVMWLRNPFARLSRNQSVDLQISTDLFNGDPRPEKNLINTGFYFVRSNNKTVALFEAWYAQKDNATGKKEQDVLQDLAREGAFGELGLNVRFLDTRYFSGFCQDSKDIRAVCTVHANCCRSIGAKTLDLTAVLQDWKRFRQSDKEENAAVGGVNGTAAPYRWSDHVGCSKSWKRVGNSTLIS